One Desulfovibrionales bacterium genomic region harbors:
- a CDS encoding DegT/DnrJ/EryC1/StrS family aminotransferase: MRLNFVDLRRQYLSYREEIDRAIDKVLNSTRFIMGPEIKELEEQLAAYVGVKHAIGVSSGTDALLLALMAYDIKPGDEIITTPFSFIATAEVISLLKAKPVFADIEDSTYNLDPAKIAGIIEQKKKAEEFRIKGIIAVSLYGQCADFDALNSIAQKHNLFVLEDACQSFGATYKGRRSCSLTDVAATSFFPSKPLGCYGDGGMLFTGDDSLAGKVRHLREHGSQERYEHKYVGLNSRLDTIQAAVLLAKFRHFEDELILRQKCGAYYTEKLKDLQPTVIPPAILAHNKSVYAQYSIRVKRRDHLAESLKKDGIPTAIHYPKPLHLQTALDYLGHRRGDFPVSESVAGEILSLPMHPFLTEDEQSFIVDRIAAALA; this comes from the coding sequence ATGAGATTGAACTTCGTTGACTTAAGACGCCAATATCTCTCCTACAGAGAAGAGATTGACCGGGCCATAGACAAGGTTTTGAACTCAACCCGGTTCATAATGGGACCGGAAATAAAAGAATTGGAAGAGCAACTTGCCGCCTATGTGGGGGTGAAACACGCCATAGGTGTCAGTTCCGGGACCGATGCCTTGCTTTTAGCCCTTATGGCTTACGATATAAAACCAGGGGACGAAATTATAACTACCCCCTTCAGCTTTATTGCCACAGCCGAGGTCATCTCCCTGTTAAAGGCCAAACCGGTCTTTGCAGACATCGAAGACAGCACCTACAACCTTGACCCCGCGAAAATAGCCGGGATAATAGAACAGAAGAAGAAAGCAGAAGAATTCAGGATTAAAGGTATTATAGCCGTAAGCCTGTATGGTCAATGTGCAGATTTTGACGCCTTAAATTCTATAGCCCAAAAACATAATCTTTTTGTCTTAGAGGACGCCTGTCAATCCTTTGGCGCAACCTATAAAGGCAGGCGCTCCTGTTCCCTTACTGACGTGGCGGCCACATCATTTTTCCCTTCGAAACCACTGGGCTGCTATGGCGATGGGGGGATGTTGTTTACCGGTGATGATTCCTTGGCCGGGAAGGTGCGTCACCTGCGCGAACACGGCTCTCAGGAAAGGTATGAGCACAAGTATGTCGGGTTAAACAGCCGCCTGGACACCATTCAGGCGGCTGTTTTGCTTGCCAAGTTCAGGCACTTTGAAGATGAGCTTATTTTGAGGCAGAAATGCGGGGCGTACTACACAGAAAAATTGAAGGACCTCCAACCAACGGTAATCCCACCTGCCATCTTGGCGCATAATAAAAGCGTCTATGCCCAGTATTCCATCCGGGTAAAAAGACGTGACCATCTGGCTGAGTCGCTCAAGAAAGATGGTATCCCCACCGCTATCCACTATCCAAAACCCCTGCACCTGCAGACAGCCCTCGATTATCTGGGACACCGTCGGGGAGACTTCCCTGTCTCTGAATCCGTGGCCGGGGAAATACTCTCCCTGCCTATGCACCCTTTTCTTACGGAAGACGAGCAATCCTTTATTGTGGACAGGATTGCCGCAGCACTGGCTTAG
- a CDS encoding sigma-54 dependent transcriptional regulator: MGNETILVVDDSPAVLSGIAEILQSNGYTVDTASDGAIAVDKINDKFYDIILTDLAMPKKDGMELLKYITENSPESMCIIITGYGTIKNAVEAIRLGAFDYLTKPVKSEEIQVVIERALNYRDLKRENTTLKKQVNARYAYENIVGDSENICEVFRLIDKVAQTDSTVLIMGESGTGKELIAHAIHYQSDRRDKPFIPVNCGAIPEELLESELFGHEKGAFTHAIRTRIGRFELAHNGTIFLDEIGDMSPNLQVKILRILQGHQFERIGGTKTIKTDIRVIAATNKNLEEAVETGRFREDLYYRLNVIPIHVPPLRERAGDIPLLVHHFLEKFNKSKKKNIKSISKEVMQCFMFYEWPGNVRELENMIERLIILANDDKITVRDLPERLLAHRKKDTAQPHQHNALPEEGLYLHAAVNEFERNLILQALDKAGWVKNKAAQLLNLNRTTLIEKMKKQKLMKPANPMDN, encoded by the coding sequence ATGGGAAATGAGACGATTCTCGTTGTAGATGATTCCCCGGCTGTTTTAAGCGGCATTGCTGAAATTTTGCAGTCTAACGGTTATACCGTGGATACCGCGTCTGACGGAGCAATAGCCGTCGATAAGATTAATGACAAATTTTATGACATAATTTTGACAGATCTGGCTATGCCCAAAAAGGATGGCATGGAACTGCTGAAATATATTACCGAAAATTCACCGGAGTCTATGTGTATTATCATCACCGGTTACGGCACTATCAAAAACGCGGTTGAGGCCATTCGATTAGGCGCCTTTGATTATCTGACCAAGCCGGTCAAATCGGAAGAAATACAGGTGGTTATTGAAAGAGCTCTCAATTACCGGGACTTAAAGCGGGAAAATACCACTCTAAAAAAACAAGTTAATGCCAGATACGCTTACGAAAATATCGTTGGAGACAGTGAAAATATCTGCGAAGTTTTCCGCCTTATTGATAAGGTAGCCCAGACGGATAGCACGGTCTTGATAATGGGAGAGAGCGGGACCGGGAAAGAATTGATCGCGCATGCCATCCACTATCAAAGCGATCGCCGGGATAAGCCGTTTATCCCGGTCAACTGCGGCGCTATTCCGGAAGAGCTGCTGGAAAGCGAGTTATTCGGCCATGAAAAAGGCGCTTTTACACATGCCATTCGCACGCGTATCGGACGCTTTGAACTGGCCCATAACGGGACTATTTTCTTGGACGAAATAGGCGATATGAGCCCCAACCTCCAGGTAAAAATCTTACGCATCCTGCAAGGCCACCAGTTTGAACGTATCGGAGGGACCAAAACCATTAAAACAGATATCCGGGTCATCGCCGCCACCAATAAAAATCTGGAAGAGGCCGTGGAAACCGGGCGATTCAGGGAAGATCTTTATTATCGGCTTAATGTTATCCCTATCCATGTCCCGCCGTTGAGAGAACGCGCCGGTGATATTCCTCTTCTGGTGCATCATTTCCTGGAAAAATTTAACAAGAGTAAGAAGAAAAATATAAAATCTATTTCTAAAGAGGTCATGCAATGTTTCATGTTTTATGAATGGCCGGGTAATGTCCGAGAGCTGGAAAACATGATCGAACGGCTGATCATACTGGCTAATGATGATAAGATCACCGTACGCGACTTGCCGGAAAGATTGCTGGCCCATCGCAAGAAGGATACCGCCCAACCACACCAACATAATGCCCTTCCTGAAGAGGGCCTTTACCTGCATGCCGCCGTTAACGAGTTTGAAAGGAATCTGATCCTGCAGGCATTAGACAAGGCCGGTTGGGTAAAAAACAAGGCCGCACAATTGCTCAATCTCAACCGGACGACCCTTATTGAGAAGATGAAAAAGCAAAAACTAATGAAGCCTGCCAATCCCATGGATAATTAA
- a CDS encoding universal stress protein → MTYKKILSAVNEHLNAEISARYAMNLARACAARFYLCFVAEKGMSRTGLDRAEDAMKRLFNAALAMGLPVESIIGTGDPVQEVDKIVRQEKIDIVFASTRREDIEKRFYAGTVARGLSLKLPCSVALVRVVHMGKIHPHKILVPLKARIDRIAERAYFTSRIARSFGSKVFVFHATRPMTRFFHGEIHLTPAQWEKRLPGDITDFIGHIRRHKIEIEGRFSPGATARSITIEAAAKRHDLIIMGASQRNLLSAVLKGNPVEDVLRTTPCDLIILSPRHED, encoded by the coding sequence ATGACGTACAAAAAAATCTTATCCGCAGTTAATGAACACCTGAATGCAGAAATCTCGGCAAGGTATGCCATGAACCTGGCGCGGGCCTGTGCGGCAAGGTTCTACCTGTGTTTTGTGGCGGAAAAGGGGATGTCCAGAACCGGCCTGGACCGGGCCGAGGATGCCATGAAGAGACTATTTAATGCGGCCCTGGCCATGGGCCTTCCGGTGGAGAGCATTATAGGGACCGGAGACCCGGTGCAAGAGGTTGACAAAATTGTCAGGCAAGAAAAGATCGACATAGTGTTTGCCTCCACGCGGAGGGAAGATATTGAGAAAAGATTCTACGCCGGCACCGTTGCCAGAGGCCTTTCTCTAAAACTTCCCTGCTCCGTAGCCCTGGTGCGGGTGGTGCACATGGGAAAGATACACCCGCACAAGATACTCGTACCCTTGAAAGCCAGGATTGACCGTATAGCAGAAAGGGCGTACTTCACCTCAAGGATAGCCCGGAGTTTTGGTTCAAAGGTGTTCGTCTTTCATGCCACAAGGCCCATGACCAGGTTTTTCCATGGCGAGATACATCTGACTCCGGCCCAATGGGAAAAGAGATTGCCGGGAGACATCACGGATTTCATAGGGCACATCCGGAGACATAAGATTGAGATTGAAGGCCGGTTTTCGCCCGGCGCCACCGCCCGGAGTATAACCATAGAGGCGGCGGCCAAAAGGCACGACCTGATAATAATGGGAGCCAGCCAAAGGAACCTGTTAAGTGCGGTTCTGAAAGGCAACCCCGTGGAAGATGTCCTGAGAACGACACCCTGCGACCTCATAATCCTGAGCCCCCGGCATGAAGATTAA
- a CDS encoding cation-transporting P-type ATPase, protein MKINNLTREEVLRNLVTSESGLTEEESQKRFLEFGPNEIREVRKTSLSIRFLRQFTHFLAILLWIGAGLAFLSEYLHPGEGMLTLGLAITGVIFINAVFTFIQEYKAEKAIEKLRLLLPFQVKVIREGRERDLPAREVVPGDLIILSEGDKVPADTRLIDVAYLMVNNAPLTGESEPVSLHHEPGEEELIVSRNIAFAGTTVVSGSGKAIAFATGMRTEFGRIAHLTSAVEAGLSPLQKEIIKVTRIIAFLATTTGVVFFVIGHLIGRGFWENFIFAVGIIVANVPEGLLPTVTLSLAMGSQRMARKMALIKTLTSVETLGSVTVICTDKTGTLTQNRMEAKKIWTVDEQQSTVNSLMRIAYFCNNARIIDGQYKGDPTEIALLKAARETVGDLKAERVFEIPFDSERKRMTTIQETEVRRQKSEEKTIYTAYTKGALESVLPLCSHILINKKVIPLNETDKKRIMDAYHSLTDMGLRVLAFAYKEIEKSSKFKVQSSKNKDMVLEKDMIFVGLIGLEDPPRPEVPEALEKCHAAGIKVIMITGDGSRTALAIAREIGLVRGNTVVIEGHEFERMGDRELREKLTGKEVIFARMAPKHKMRVVSILKEEGERVAVTGDGVNDAPALKKADIGIAMGISGTDVAKEAADMILLDDNFATIVNAVEEGRAVYENIRKFISYIFSSNIPELVPYLAYVLFRIPLPLTIMQILAVDLGTDMLPALALGAEKPTKEVMKQPPRRPEKRLLNLKLLSRAYLFLGPIEAVAGLFGFFYVLNTGGWEWGEMLAANHPLYMQATTACLTAIIITQVANIFACRSFRESVFRIGFFSNKLIFVGIASELMLQLFIVYHPWGNKIFSTYPISVNIWLALIPFAFILFAAEEMRKVMASRMKAGSRANAGQGM, encoded by the coding sequence ATGAAGATTAATAACCTCACCAGAGAAGAAGTTTTACGCAATCTGGTCACATCAGAAAGCGGCCTCACCGAAGAAGAGTCCCAAAAGCGGTTTCTGGAATTCGGCCCCAATGAGATCAGAGAGGTAAGGAAGACCTCCTTATCCATCCGTTTTCTGAGACAATTTACCCATTTTCTGGCCATACTTCTCTGGATAGGGGCCGGGCTGGCCTTTTTATCAGAATATCTGCACCCCGGAGAGGGGATGCTGACCCTCGGCCTGGCCATAACGGGTGTAATATTCATCAACGCCGTCTTTACATTTATACAGGAATACAAGGCGGAAAAGGCCATTGAGAAATTAAGACTTCTCCTCCCTTTTCAGGTGAAAGTAATAAGGGAAGGGAGAGAAAGGGATCTGCCGGCCAGAGAGGTAGTACCGGGGGATTTAATCATCCTTTCCGAAGGCGACAAGGTCCCGGCAGATACCAGGCTCATAGATGTCGCCTACCTTATGGTAAACAATGCCCCTCTCACCGGCGAATCCGAGCCCGTGTCTTTACATCATGAACCCGGTGAGGAGGAACTGATAGTAAGCAGAAATATCGCCTTTGCCGGAACGACCGTGGTGAGCGGTTCTGGAAAGGCCATAGCCTTTGCCACCGGTATGCGGACCGAGTTTGGCCGTATAGCCCACCTGACCAGTGCCGTGGAGGCCGGGTTAAGCCCCCTCCAGAAAGAGATTATTAAAGTGACCAGAATCATCGCCTTTTTAGCTACAACGACGGGTGTTGTCTTTTTCGTTATCGGGCACCTCATTGGAAGGGGATTCTGGGAAAACTTTATCTTTGCCGTAGGTATAATCGTGGCCAATGTGCCGGAAGGGCTGCTTCCCACAGTCACCCTGTCCCTGGCCATGGGAAGCCAGAGGATGGCCAGGAAAATGGCCCTGATAAAGACCCTTACCTCGGTTGAAACCTTGGGCTCGGTGACCGTTATATGCACAGACAAGACCGGCACCCTTACCCAGAACCGGATGGAGGCAAAAAAAATATGGACGGTCGATGAGCAACAGTCCACAGTCAACAGCCTGATGAGAATAGCCTATTTTTGTAACAATGCCCGGATTATTGATGGACAATATAAGGGAGATCCCACAGAGATTGCACTTTTAAAGGCGGCAAGGGAAACCGTCGGGGATTTGAAGGCAGAGCGGGTGTTTGAAATACCCTTTGATTCCGAAAGAAAACGGATGACCACGATTCAGGAGACAGAAGTCAGGAGACAGAAGTCAGAAGAAAAAACTATCTATACCGCTTATACCAAAGGGGCTTTAGAAAGCGTTTTACCATTATGCAGCCACATACTGATAAACAAAAAGGTCATCCCGTTAAATGAGACTGACAAAAAAAGAATTATGGATGCCTATCATTCATTGACGGATATGGGTTTAAGGGTGCTTGCTTTTGCCTACAAAGAGATCGAAAAAAGTTCAAAGTTCAAAGTTCAAAGTTCAAAAAATAAAGACATGGTACTCGAAAAAGATATGATTTTTGTCGGATTAATAGGTCTGGAAGACCCGCCCAGGCCGGAAGTCCCTGAAGCCCTGGAGAAATGCCATGCGGCGGGCATAAAGGTGATAATGATTACCGGCGACGGAAGCCGGACGGCCCTGGCCATTGCCAGGGAGATAGGGCTGGTAAGGGGTAATACGGTGGTGATAGAGGGGCATGAATTCGAGAGGATGGGTGATAGGGAACTCAGAGAAAAACTCACCGGGAAAGAGGTGATATTTGCCCGGATGGCGCCCAAGCACAAGATGCGGGTGGTATCCATTCTTAAGGAAGAGGGGGAGAGGGTGGCCGTGACCGGTGATGGAGTAAACGACGCCCCGGCCTTGAAGAAGGCGGATATTGGCATCGCCATGGGCATCTCTGGAACCGACGTGGCCAAGGAAGCCGCGGATATGATATTACTCGATGACAACTTTGCCACCATCGTGAACGCCGTAGAGGAGGGCCGGGCTGTGTATGAGAACATAAGGAAATTTATAAGTTACATATTCTCATCAAACATCCCTGAGCTTGTGCCTTACCTTGCCTATGTGCTTTTCAGAATCCCTCTACCCCTGACTATCATGCAGATACTGGCGGTTGACCTGGGGACGGACATGCTCCCGGCCCTGGCCCTGGGGGCGGAAAAACCTACCAAGGAAGTCATGAAACAGCCGCCGAGGAGACCTGAGAAGAGGCTCCTGAATTTAAAACTCTTGAGCCGTGCCTATTTATTTCTCGGCCCTATAGAGGCCGTAGCAGGGCTATTTGGATTCTTTTATGTGTTGAATACCGGCGGCTGGGAGTGGGGAGAGATGCTGGCCGCAAACCATCCGCTTTACATGCAGGCCACCACCGCCTGCCTTACGGCGATAATAATCACTCAGGTGGCCAATATCTTCGCATGCCGCTCCTTCAGGGAATCTGTATTCCGCATCGGCTTTTTCTCTAACAAATTGATATTTGTCGGCATAGCATCTGAGCTTATGTTGCAGTTATTTATCGTCTATCATCCCTGGGGTAATAAGATATTTTCCACCTATCCTATTTCAGTAAATATATGGCTTGCCTTGATACCCTTTGCCTTTATCTTGTTTGCGGCAGAAGAGATGAGGAAAGTTATGGCATCAAGAATGAAGGCCGGAAGCCGGGCTAACGCCGGGCAGGGTATGTAG